A DNA window from Fragaria vesca subsp. vesca linkage group LG3, FraVesHawaii_1.0, whole genome shotgun sequence contains the following coding sequences:
- the LOC101298989 gene encoding G-type lectin S-receptor-like serine/threonine-protein kinase RLK1-like yields the protein MAFEMHSSLCFLFLLQLLPFFTVADTYQNITLGSFLTAIDDNSSWPSPSGEFAFGFRKLSLDGFMLAIWFNKIPEKTIVWSVRDYLVQQGSKVEITPDGRFLVYDIATGEQHLIANGSTATGVAYAAMLDTGNLVLANRNSKILWESFQQPTDTILPTQTLNTGGMLQAQLTPTNYSRGRFQLILNSDKLVFYTTHFPSDYPNFPYRVIETGGGAAFQLIFNQSGYIYLTDKNGSMLHNISTNKVPMEDFFQRATLEFDGVLKHYVYRKSTNSNVERGWYFLAYEPPNICTAISTTAGASAGGGVCGFNSLCKHDEKGLNTCYCPSNYTYIDPNDERKGCRPAFIPQSCDQASPEADLFEFEVMSNTDWPLGDYDQIRPAEDEQWCKQNCLEDCFCAVAIFYVKSKTCWKKGLPLMNGKFDKSAGWRLHVKKRKDSANSTISPGVSVPKKKDKSSLILVGSVLIIVVTHLSVFIITFLVISRIYYRKALLTKLCPVLQGINLKCFTYMELKEATNGFMEEIGSGAFSTVFKGVLASDDGRCIAVKRLNTIAREDDLEFKGEVSSIGRTNHRNLVQLLGFCDEGQHRLLVYEFMSNGSLASFLFGESRPNWYLRRHIALGTARGLFYLHEECSSQIIHCDIKPQNILIDDSFTARIADFGVAKLLRTDQTRTSTRIRGTKGYVAPEWFKNLPITAKVDVYSYGILLLELICCRKKFDEEAEDEDQMILADWAYDCYRQKKLHLLLETDDEKATDDIKTMEKYVMIAFLCIQDDPSLRPTMKNVIHLLEGTVEVSLPPDPSSGFMQFK from the coding sequence ATGGCTTTTGAAATGCATAGTTCTTTATGCTTTCTATTTCTCCTACAACTACTGCCATTTTTCACCGTCGCTGATACTTACCAGAATATAACTTTGGGGTCATTCCTCACTGCAATAGATGATAACTCTTCTTGGCCCTCTCCATCTGGAGAATTTGCCTTTGGTTTCCGAAAACTCAGTTTGGATGGCTTCATGTTAGCCATCTGGTTTAACAAAATACCTGAAAAGACTATTGTCTGGTCAGTTCGTGATTATCTAGTGCAACAAGGGTCAAAAGTAGAAATCACTCCAGATGGGAGGTTTTTGGTGTATGACATCGCAACAGGCGAACAGCATTTGATTGCTAATGGGTCTACTGCTACTGGAGTTGCCTATGCAGCCATGCTCGACACAGGAAATCTTGTGTTGGCTAACCGAAACTCGAAGATTTTGTGGGAGAGTTTTCAACAACCAACCGATACAATCTTACCCACACAAACTCTGAATACAGGTGGCATGCTCCAGGCACAACTTACACCAACAAATTACTCAAGGGGAAGATTTCAGCTTATACTAAATTCTGATAAACTTGTGTTTTACACAACACATTTCCCATCGGATTACCCTAATTTTCCTTACAGGGTGATCGAAACTGGGGGTGGTGCTGCCTTTCAGTTAATCTTCAACCAGTCTGGCTATATTTATCTTACAGACAAGAATGGAAGCATGCTTCATAATATATCAACCAACAAAGTACCAATGGAAGATTTCTTCCAAAGAGCAACTCTTGAGTTTGATGGAGTTTTGAAGCACTATGTCTACCGTAAAAGCACCAACTCAAATGTTGAAAGGGGTTGGTACTTTTTGGCTTACGAACCTCCAAATATCTGCACAGCAATTTCAACAACTGCAGGAGCAAGTGCAGGAGGTGGTGTATGTGGGTTCAACAGCTTGTGTAAACATGATGAAAAAGGATTGAATACGTGCTACTGCCCCAGCAATTACACCTATATTGATCCGAATGATGAGCGCAAAGGATGCAGGCCAGCCTTCATACCCCAAAGTTGTGATCAAGCCTCACCAGAAGCAGATCTTTTTGAATTTGAAGTGATGTCGAACACAGATTGGCCTCTTGGAGACTATGATCAGATTCGACCAGCGGAAGATGAGCAGTGGTGCAAGCAAAACTGCCTAGAAGATTGTTTCTGTGCTGTTGCCATTTTTTACGTAAAGAGCAAGACTTGTTGGAAAAAGGGGCTCCCCCTTATGAATGGCAAGTTCGACAAGAGTGCTGGTTGGAGATTGCATGTCAAAAAAAGGAAGGACAGTGCTAATTCAACAATATCCCCTGGAGTCTCAGTTCCAAAAAAGAAAGATAAGTCATCTCTAATCCTTGTTGGTTCAGTGCTCATAATAGTAGTAACCCATCTGAGTGTGTTCATAATAACCTTTTTGGTTATTTCTCGAATATATTATAGAAAAGCACTGCTGACCAAACTCTGTCCAGTCCTTCAAGGCATCAATCTAAAATGTTTCACTTACATGGAGCTAAAAGAAGCTACTAACGGATTTATGGAAGAAATCGGTTCTGGTGCTTTTTCAACTGTTTTTAAAGGAGTTCTAGCATCTGATGATGGGAGATGCATTGCTGTCAAAAGATTGAACACAATAGCACGAGAAGATGACTTGGAGTTCAAAGGCGAAGTAAGCTCAATTGGCAGAACAAATCACAGAAATCTAGTCCAACTACTTGGATTTTGTGATGAGGGGCAACACCGGCTTCTTGTATATGAGTTCATGAGCAATGGCTCTCTAGCAAGCTTTCTGTTTGGAGAGTCAAGGCCAAACTGGTATCTAAGAAGGCACATTGCCTTGGGAACTGCAAGAGGGCTGTTTTATTTGCATGAAGAATGTAGCAGCCAGATTATACATTGTGACATTAAGCCTCAGAACATTCTAATAGATGACTCTTTCACAGCAAGAATTGCCGACTTTGGAGTAGCAAAGCTTTTGAGAACAGACCAAACGCGAACGAGTACTAGAATAAGGGGCACAAAAGGGTATGTAGCACCTGAATGGTTCAAGAACTTGCCTATCACAGCAAAGGTGGATGTTTACAGCTATGGCATTTTGTTATTAGAGCTCATTTGCTGCAGGAAGAAATTCGACGAAGAGGCAGAAGATGAAGACCAAATGATACTAGCTGACTGGGCATATGATTGCTATAGGCAGAAGAAACTGCATCTGTTATTGGAGACTGATGATGAAAAGGCAACAGATGACATCAAGACAATGGAAAAGTATGTGATGATTGCATTTTTGTGCATTCAAGATGATCCGTCCCTAAGACCTACCATGAAAAATGTCATACACCTGCTTGAAGGAACTGTTGAAGTCTCACTCCCACCAGATCCATCCTCTGGTTTCATGCAATTCAAATGA
- the LOC101306506 gene encoding uncharacterized protein LOC101306506 isoform 2 has protein sequence MGRGRGKGKRLTVTNHDDPGSGEEEKIPAQKRRGRPLKPLKDEIDEEEVEKVESDDIENAKAGITSKEIKIPTAAENGKKRKRNSQAKEKSDSVKEENGNGTRSSTDDSTKSNGFRHNGSRRKNKPRRAAEAGVECK, from the coding sequence ATGGGGAGAGGTAGGGGAAAGGGAAAGAGGTTAACTGTCACCAATCATGATGATCCTGGAAGCGGCGAGGAAGAGAAAATACCCGCACAAAAGAGAAGAGGAAGACCATTAAAGCCTTTAAAGGATGAAATTGATGAAGAAGAAGTAGAAAAAGTAGAATCAGATGACATTGAGAATGCAAAAGCTGGTATCACAAGCAAAGAAATAAAAATCCCCACTGCAGCAGAGAATGGAAAGAAGAGGAAGCGGAACTCACAGGCCAAGGAGAAGTCAGATTCAGTGAAGGAGGAAAACGGTAATGGAACACGATCAAGTACAGATGACTCAACTAAATCTAATGGATTTCGGCATAATGGGAGCAGGCGGAAAAATAAACCCCGTCGAGCTGCTGAAGCTGGGGTTGAATGCAAGTAA
- the LOC101305923 gene encoding G-type lectin S-receptor-like serine/threonine-protein kinase RLK1-like → MAFDLPYLLCFLVLALLPCSTMAQNISLGLSLTAKKDENSSWPSPSGEFAFGFQQIVEDGFLLAIWFDNIPENTIVWSANRDRLVPQGSKVELTSDGQFVLNDTKGNQIWSTNSSSAGVSYAAMLDTGNFVLANRNSTYLWESFDHPTDTMLPTQRLNQAGILYARYTETNYSTGRFMFSLQPDGNLVFYTTHFPQNSPNSAYWSSQSDAHNKEIGFQLFFNQSGNIYLTTENGTMLNTIAPANNIVAIQEFYQRATLDHDGVLRHYIYPKSNSTGGGSWSTASFIPENICLRIVEDKGGGACGFNSLCEFADELPTCQCPPGYSFIDPDDKLKGCKQDFVPQSCDAGDAPAPEDDFHFEVRQHTNMPLHDYELFQPVSEDWCRQSCLEDCFCAVAIFNDGQQCWKKRLPFSNGMIDSSVPAKALFKIRKGNSTLKGANSKKKHDSTLIIVGSVLLSSMGILNIILALVIYVVISQMHSRRTVAVQHFQGMNLKYFTYEELKEATDEFKEELGRGASATVYKGVLACDRGKCVAVKILYPKVGESDLEFNAEVRAIGRTNHRNLVQLLGYCNEGQHRVLVYEFMSNGSLASFLFGEARPNWFQRRQIALGVSKGLLYLHEECSSQIVHCDIKPQNILLDDSFTARISDFGLAKLLRLDQTRTITGIRGTKGYVAPEWFKNSPITPKVDVYSFGILLLEIICCRKKFDEEVEDEDQIILADWAYDCYKQKKLHLLLDRNDEEMEDIKMMEKYVMIAMWCIQEDPSLRPTMKETIQTLEGIVEVSIPPDPSS, encoded by the coding sequence ATGGCTTTCGATCTTCCTTACCTTCTTTGCTTCCTTGTTCTTGCGCTCCTTCCTTGTTCCACCATGGCTCAAAACATATCACTAGGCTTATCCCTCACTGCGAAAAAGGACGAGAATTCATCCTGGCCATCCCCATCTGGTGAGTTTGCTTTTGGTTTTCAACAGATTGTGGAAGATGGTTTCTTACTAGCCATCTGGTTCGATAATATACCAGAGAACACTATTGTGTGGTCAGCCAATAGGGACAGACTTGTGCCACAAGGATCAAAAGTTGAGCTCACCAGTGATGGCCAATTTGTGCTCAATGATACAAAGGGCAATCAAATATGGTCGACCAATTCTTCTAGTGCCGGAGTTTCCTATGCAGCCATGCTCGACACCGGAAATTTTGTGCTTGCTAACCGAAACTCCACCTACTTATGGGAGAGTTTTGATCATCCAACCGACACAATGCTTCCCACACAGAGGCTAAACCAAGCTGGCATACTCTATGCTCGCTACACCGAGACAAATTACTCCACAGGTAGATTCATGTTTTCACTACAACCTGATGGAAATCTCGTGTTCTACACAACACATTTCCCTCAAAATTCTCCCAATTCCGCATATTGGTCATCCCAGTCAGATGCCCATAATAAAGAAATTGGATTTCAACTCTTCTTCAATCAGTCTGGTAATATTTACCTTACAACCGAGAATGGGACCATGCTGAATACGATAGCACCAGCCAACAACATTGTTGCAATCCAAGAGTTCTACCAGCGAGCTACCCTCGACCATGATGGAGTTTTGAGGCACTATATTTACCCTAAAAGTAACAGCACAGGTGGGGGAAGTTGGTCTACTGCCTCTTTCATACCAGAAAATATTTGCTTGAGAATTGTTGAAGATAAAGGAGGCGGCGCGTGTGGGTTCAACAGCTTGTGTGAGTTTGCTGATGAATTACCAACTTGTCAATGTCCACCTGGTTACAGTTTTATTGATCCAGATGATAAGCTCAAAGGATGCAAACAGGACTTTGTTCCACAAAGCTGCGATGCTGGAGATGCCCCAGCACCGGAGGATGATTTCCACTTTGAGGTGAGGCAGCACACTAATATGCCTCTTCATGATTATGAGCTTTTTCAACCAGTGTCTGAGGATTGGTGCAGGCAGAGTTGCCTAGAGGATTGCTTTTGTGCTGTTGCCATTTTCAATGACGGCCAACAGTGTTGGAAGAAGCGACTCCCCTTTTCGAATGGGATGATTGATTCTAGTGTCCCGGCAAAAGCTCTTTTCAAAATAAGGAAAGGCAATTCTACTTTGAAAGGAGCCAATTCAAAAAAGAAACATGATTCCACTTTGATCATTGTTGGATCAGTGCTCCTTAGTAGCATGGGGATTCTGAACATCATCTTAGCTCTGGTAATATATGTGGTTATTTCTCAAATGCATTCTAGAAGAACTGTGGCTGTTCAACATTTCCAAGGCATGAACTTGAAGTATTTCACTTATGAGGAGCTAAAAGAAGCTACAGATGAGTTCAAGGAAGAACTAGGCCGCGGTGCTTCTGCGACAGTTTACAAAGGAGTTTTAGCATGTGACAGGGGAAAATGTGTTGCTGTCAAGATTTTATACCCGAAGGTTGGAGAAAGTGATTTGGAATTCAACGCTGAAGTGAGAGCAATTGGGAGAACAAATCATAGGAATTTAGTCCAACTACTTGGATATTGTAACGAGGGGCAGCACCGAGTTCTTGTGTATGAGTTTATGAGCAATGGTAGTCTAGCAAGCTTCCTTTTCGGAGAGGCAAGGCCAAATTGGTTCCAAAGAAGGCAAATTGCATTAGGAGTTTCTAAAGGGCTCTTGTATTTGCATGAGGAGTGCAGCAGCCAAATTGTACATTGTGACATTAAGCCTCAAAACATTCTCCTAGACGACTCATTCACAGCAAGAATCTCCGATTTTGGATTAGCCAAGCTTTTGAGATTGGACCAGACTCGAACTATTACAGGAATTAGGGGAACAAAAGGGTATGTGGCACCCGAATGGTTCAAGAACTCACCTATCACACCAAAGGTGGATGTCTACAGCTTTGGTATTTTGTTGTTAGAGATCATTTGCTGCAGGAAGAAATTCGACGAAGAAGTAGAAGATGAAGATCAAATAATACTTGCTGACTGGGCTTATGACTGCTATAAGCAAAAGAAACTACATCTGTTGTTGGACAGAAATGATGAGGAAATGGAAGACATCAAGATGATGGAGAAGTACGTGATGATCGCAATGTGGTGCATTCAGGAAGATCCATCACTCAGACCTACCATGAAGGAAACCATTCAGACGCTTGAAGGAATTGTTGAAGTCTCAATTCCACCAGATCCATCTTCTTAA
- the LOC101299852 gene encoding pentatricopeptide repeat-containing protein At5g59600-like, with the protein MKSFSVFKFSPDHFAYCLQKCLKAKTLRQGKQVHAVLLLTGFDMNLLSMSSKLVGMYASCGDVSSARKVFDEIPNPNVFSLNWMVLASAFNGWFEQAIGYFSLMQEMGMVGNKFSFPVMLKVCVGLMDLNKGKEVHAVVYKMGFEKDVALGNTLVDMYCKCGSLCYGHRVFDRMHERDVASWTSMICGYCNVGRTDQGAMLFERMKLEGLEPNDFTWNAVIAGYARSGDSNRVYVLLSRMTKEGFVPDLVTWNAIISGFTQSQEAGEAFKFFSAMLVSGVKPNLVTITGLLPACGLIGSVERGREIHGLIFRMGFDINVFVASALIDMYSKCGSVKNARSVFDWTPVNNVASWNAMIGCYGKHGLVDSAVELFDRMQEEGVQATVVTLTSVLSACSHSGSVEKGLEIFRSMKESHGIVVCKEHYGCVVDLLCRSGKMVEAYEFVKSIPINVTESMIGAFFNGCKVHERRDLAKLMADDILKMELKRPGGFVTLSNIYAADGEWEEVEYVRKVMKQRKVLKKPGFSWLD; encoded by the coding sequence ATGAAGTCTTTTTCAGTGTTCAAGTTCTCCCCAGACCATTTTGCTTATTGCTTGCAGAAATGCCTGAAAGCAAAGACTTTGAGACAAGGGAAGCAAGTCCATGCAGTGTTGTTATTAACTGGGTTTGACATGAACTTGTTATCTATGAGCTCCAAGCTTGTTGGCATGTACGCAAGTTGTGGGGATGTGAGTTCTGCACGGAAGGTGTTTGATGAAATTCCCAACCCAAATGTGTTCTCATTGAATTGGATGGTTTTGGCTTCGGCGTTTAATGGGTGGTTTGAGCAAGCAATTGGGTACTTTTCTTTGATGCAAGAGATGGGAATGGTTGGGAATAAGTTCAGTTTTCCTGTGATGCTTAAGGTTTGTGTTGGTTTGATGGATTTGAATAAGGGGAAGGAAGTTCATGCTGTGGTGTATAAGATGGGGTTCGAAAAGGATGTTGCTTTGGGGAATACATTGGTTGATATGTATTGCAAATGTGGAAGCTTGTGTTATGGTCATAGAGTTTTTGATCGAATGCATGAAAGAGATGTAGCTTCTTGGACATCTATGATATGTGGGTATTGTAATGTGGGAAGGACTGATCAAGGGGCAATGTTGTTTGAGAGGATGAAGTTAGAGGGGTTGGAACCGAATGATTTCACTTGGAATGCAGTGATAGCCGGGTATGCTCGGAGTGGAGATAGCAATCGAGTATATGTGCTGCTATCTAGGATGACTAAAGAAGGGTTTGTTCCTGATTTGGTTACATGGAATGCAATAATTTCAGGTTTTACCCAAAGCCAGGAGGCAGGTGAAGCCTTTAAGTTTTTCAGTGCTATGTTAGTGTCTGGAGTTAAACCCAACCTGGTCACTATCACAGGTTTGCTCCCAGCTTGTGGATTGATTGGTTCAGTTGAAAGAGGGAGAGAGATTCATGGATTGATATTTAGGATGGGGTTTGACATCAATGTCTTTGTTGCTAGTGCTCTTATTGACATGTACTCGAAATGTGGCAGTGTTAAAAATGCTCGAAGTGTATTTGACTGGACTCCTGTAAACAATGTTGCGTCGTGGAATGCAATGATTGGATGTTATGGTAAGCATGGTCTGGTTGATTCTGCGGTAGAGCTTTTCGATAGAATGCAAGAGGAAGGAGTTCAGGCTACTGTAGTGACTTTAACTTCTGTACTTTCTGCATGCAGCCATAGTGGTTCTGTAGAAAAGGGTTTAGAGATATTCAGGTCCATGAAAGAGAGCCATGGAATTGTGGTGTGTAAAGAACATTATGGGTGTGTTGTTGATCTCTTGTGCCGTTCAGGGAAGATGGTAGAAGCTTACGAGTTTGTAAAGTCCATTCCAATAAATGTCACCGAATCCATGATTGGAGCTTTTTTCAACGGGTGTAAAGTCCATGAAAGGAGAGATCTTGCTAAATTGATGGCTGATGATATTCTAAAAATGGAGTTAAAGAGACCTGGAGGTTTTGTAACACTTTCAAATATCTATGCTGCTGATGGAGAGTGGGAAGAAGTTGAGTATGTAAGGAAGGTGATGAAGCAGAGGAAGGTCCTTAAGAAACCTGGATTTAGTTGGCTTGACTAA
- the LOC101305643 gene encoding histone H3.2-like, whose protein sequence is MARTKQTARKSTGGKAPRKQLATKAARKSAPATGGVKKPHRFRPGTVALREIRKYQKSTELLIRKLPFQRLVREIAQDFKTDLRFQSSAVAALQEAAEAYLVGLFEDTNLCAIHAKRVTIMPKDIQLARRIRGERA, encoded by the coding sequence ATGGCCCGTACCAAGCAGACTGCCCGCAAATCCACCGGAGGCAAGGCGCCGAGGAAGCAGCTGGCCACCAAGGCGGCCCGGAAGTCGGCTCCGGCGACCGGAGGAGTGAAGAAGCCTCATCGTTTCAGGCCGGGCACGGTGGCGCTGAGGGAGATCAGGAAGTACCAAAAGAGCACGGAGCTTCTGATCCGCAAGCTCCCGTTCCAGAGGCTTGTGAGGGAGATCGCTCAGGATTTCAAGACGGATCTCCGGTTCCAGAGCAGCGCCGTGGCGGCGCTTCAGGAGGCGGCGGAGGCGTACCTGGTGGGGCTTTTCGAGGACACGAATCTCTGCGCTATTCATGCCAAGAGGGTTACTATAATGCCCAAGGATATCCAGCTGGCTCGGAGAATCAGAGGCGAGAGGGCTTAG
- the LOC101299570 gene encoding G2/mitotic-specific cyclin-1-like translates to MDTRAVVPPQPRGDGKVHGEAPRRNQRVALSDRTNVQAGQVTRVEIKGKPPLQINRPLTRRFHAQLLSNDDKKNNVKKVLGVVDQAAQNRKCAPTRNVTEKATDKEKEKLVNISKPVQGPRKDVKAFTSTLTARSKAMACGVANKPKEQIVDFDAADVNDELAGVEYVDELYKFYKLDEENSQVGDYMDKQPDLNSKMRAILVDWLIDVHRKFDLTPETFYLTVNITDRFLSRRMVSRKELQLVGISSMVIASKYEEVWAPPVQDFVCLSDKTYTGSQIRAMEKAILEKLGWYLTVPTPYVFLARYIKASIAPDDEMRHMVFFLAELGALDYQTTIRYSPSMIAAAAVYAARCTLNKKTFWTETLKHHTGYSEEQLRECAKALVGFHCKAAESDLKAVYRKYSKPQYGAVAGRTPARSFHSSS, encoded by the exons ATGGACACCAGAGCAGTTGTTCCTCCACAACCCAGAG GGGATGGTAAAGTCCATGGAGAAGCACCAAGAAGGAACCAGCGAGTAGCTCTTAGTGATAGGACAAATGTTCAGGCAGGTCAGGTGACTCGGGTCGAAATCAAAGGGAAGCCCCCTCTTCAGATTAATCGCCCCCTGACAAGGAGATTTCATGCCCAACTGTTATCAAATGATGACAAAAAGAACAATGTG AAAAAAGTGCTCGGTGTTGTAGACCAGGCAGCTCAAAATAGAAAATGCGCCCCTACAAGGAATGTTACTGAGAAGGCAACTGATAAAGAGAAGGAGAAGCTTGTCAATATAAGCAAGCCAGTACAAGGTCCAAGGAAGGATGTCAAGGCTTTCACTTCAACACTAACAGCTCGAAGCAAG GCTATGGCTTGTGGAGTCGCCAACAAACCAAAAGAGCAGATTGTGGATTTTGACGCAGCTGATGTCAATGATGAACTAGCAGGTGTTGAGTACGTTGATGAATTGTACAAGTTTTACAAACTTGATGAG GAGAACAGCCAAGTTGGAGATTACATGGACAAACAGCCAGATCTTAATTCGAAGATGAGGGCTATCCTTGTAGACTGGTTGATAGATGTTCACAGGAAATTTGATCTAACGCCTGAAACATTCTACCTCACCGTGAATATAACTGACCGATTCCTTTCAAGGAGGATGGTAAGTAGGAAGGAACTTCAGCTAGTTGGCATCAGTTCTATGGTGATAGCATCGAAGTATGAGGAAGTTTGGGCTCCACCG GTTCAGGATTTTGTGTGCTTATCAGACAAAACCTATACAGGCAGTCAGATTCGTGCAATGGAGAAAGCGATCTTGGAGAAGTTGGGGTGGTATTTGACAGTTCCTACACCTTATGTCTTTCTTGCTAGATATATCAAAGCATCCATTGCACCTGATGATGAG ATGAGGCATATGGTTTTCTTTCTAGCTGAACTTGGAGCCTTGGATTATCAAACAACCATACGGTACTCCCCATCCATGATAGCTGCTGCAGCCGTCTATGCTGCCCGTTGTACCCTCAACAAGAAGACTTTCTGGACTGAAACTCTGAAGCACCACACTGGCTACTCTGAAGAACAGTTGAG GGAATGTGCCAAGGCCTTGGTTGGCTTTCACTGCAAGGCTGCTGAAAGTGATCTTAAAGCTGTTTACCGGAAATACTCAAAACCTCAATATGGTGCTGTTGCTGGTCGCACTCCTGCCAGAAGTTTCCATTCATCTTCATGA
- the LOC101306214 gene encoding beta-glucosidase 12-like — translation MAMQRFLFLGIVLLLVAGFRLTNSEALSPSRTPIYDTAFLNRTSFPEGFVFGTASAAYQYEGAAKEGGRGPSIWDTYTHEHPERITDGSNGDVANDQYHRYKEDVRIMKDMNLDAYRFSISWSRLLPNGKLSGGVNKEGVKYYNNLINELLSKGLQPYVTLFHWDLPQTLEDEYGGFLSPNIVNHFRDFSELCFKEFGDRVKYWITLNEPWTYSNGGYALGSLAPGRCSAWQQLNCTGGDSSTEPYLVAHNLLLSHAAAVKLYRQKYQAYQKGVIGITIVSHWFIPISDATHHKNAALRTLDFMFGWFMDPLTNGDYPHSMRSLVGNRLPKFTKEQSKLLIGSFDFLGLNYYTTYYASYTPQNNSLNASYVTDARSTQSFALNGVPIGPQAASSWLYVYPKGLRDLLLYTKTKYNDPLIYITENGIDEFNDPKLSLEEALFDNQRVDYYFRHLYYLQKAIEDGVKVKGYFAWSLLDNFEWASGYTVRFGINYVDYKNGNKRHPKLSAHWFKNFLKNY, via the exons ATGGCAATGCAAAGATTTTTGTTTCTAGGCATAGTGCTTCTACTTGTTGCAGGCTTTAGATTGACAAACAGTGAAGCTCTTTCACCCAGTAGGACTCCTATCTATGACACTGCTTTCCTCAACAGGACTAGTTTCCCTGAAGGTTTCGTATTTGGGACAGCTTCAGCGGCTTATCAG TATGAAGGTGCTGCTAAAGAAGGTGGTAGAGGACCAAGCATATGGGATACCTACACCCACGAACATCCAG AAAGGATCACGGATGGAAGCAATGGAGATGTAGCTAATGATCAATATCACCGCTATAAG GAAGATGTGAGGATTATGAAGGATATGAATCTGGATGCTTATAGGTTCTCTATCTCATGGTCAAGACTGTTACCAA ATGGAAAGCTAAGTGGGGGAGTGAACAAAGAAGGAGTCAAGTACTACAACAATCTCATCAATGAACTCCTAAGCAAAG GTCTACAGCCATATGTGACCCTCTTTCACTGGGATCTTCCCCAAACTTTAGAAGACGAATATGGCGGTTTCTTAAGCCCTAACATTGT CAACCATTTTCGGGACTTTTCGGAACTGTGTTTCAAAGAATTTGGTGATCGGGTGAAGTACTGGATCACGTTGAATGAGCCATGGACATACAGCAATGGTGGTTATGCCCTCGGTTCGTTGGCACCGGGAAGGTGTTCTGCTTGGCAGCAGCTAAACTGCACGGGAGGGGATTCGAGTACTGAACCCTATTTGGTGGCACACAACCTACTCCTTTCTCATGCAGCTGCTGTAAAGTTGTACAGGCAGAAATATCAG GCATATCAGAAGGGAGTTATAGGAATTACCATAGTGTCTCACTGGTTCATTCCAATTTCAGACGCAACGCACCACAAAAATGCCGCCTTACGAACTCTGGATTTTATGTTTGGATG GTTCATGGATCCTTTGACAAACGGAGACTATCCACACAGCATGCGATCTCTCGTCGGAAACCGATTACCGAAATTCACAAAAGAACAATCCAAGTTGCTAATCGGATCATTTGATTTTCTTGGACTGAATTACTATACTACTTACTATGCAAGTTATACACCTCAGAACAATTCTTTGAATGCAAGCTACGTGACAGACGCTCGTTCTACTCAATCAT TTGCGCTCAATGGCGTCCCGATTGGTCCACAG GCTGCTTCATCATGGCTATATGTTTATCCAAAAGGACTTAGAGACCTTTTACTCTACACAAAGACGAAGTATAATGATCCTCTTATTTACATTACTGAGAATG GCATCGATGAGTTCAATGATCCGAAATTATCACTTGAGGAAGCCTTGTTTGACAATCAGAGAGTTGACTATTACTTTCGCCATCTCTATTACCTTCAAAAAGCAATCGA GGATGGTGTGAAAGTGAAGGGCTACTTTGCATGGTCATTGCTAGACAACTTCGAGTGGGCTTCGGGTTACACAGTGCGGTTCGGTATCAACTACGTGGATTACAAGAACGGAAACAAAAGGCACCCAAAGCTCTCAGCACACTGGTTCAAAAACTTCCTCAAGAATTACTGA